One region of Candidatus Cetobacterium colombiensis genomic DNA includes:
- a CDS encoding DegV family EDD domain-containing protein → MNIEVKVLNSTRLTKLLIAASRWLSKYSDVLNDLNVYPVPDGDTGTNMSMTLQAVENELIKLNHEPDMEELADIVSEAILLGARGNSGTILSQIIQGFLEGIRTKEEVTVDDVKVAFRLAKEKAYKAVSEPVEGTMLTVIRRVAEEAEKYTGPKDDFIPFLVYLKEAAQEAVEETPNQLPKLKEAGVVDAGGQGIFYILEGFEKSITDPEMLHDLERIVQSQAKRKDIMEHSGNHIFEDIKFKYCTEFVIESGDFDLDDYKSKIVNYGDSMVCAQTSKKTKTHIHTNNPGLVLEIAGKLGNLSNIKIDNMEIQHKNMLLSDAENYKADKRGKILVQNENSKPIAYFAIVDNLELGNLFLDNGATAVLIGGQTQNPSVADIEEGINKIKADKIVILPNNKNIISSAKLAAERSSKEVTVLETKTMLEGEYVVRNKDFGMDEILKQLPINTSVEITQAVRDTKVDELTISQGDYIALINGKIKIKASTLEGIIENVYRMCINSETLNVFACIGKGSTEEANKILKGIKSTVRYNDMVIGQENYPYYIYITNRNPELPEIAIVTDSTSDLTPDMIKGLDVDIIPLKIKLAGDTYYRDGVDISKGEFWKQLLKENIVPKTSQPSPAEFKELYEKLLEKGYKKIISIHISSKLSGTQQAARVARGMLNKEDDIAIVDSKAVTFALAHIVIESAKMVKEGKSFDEIIEWIDETKNKMKVYFVVKELSYLEKGGRIGRASSVIGGFLKIKPVLKLENGEVCIETKALGERGALAYMEKLIKNEKNSIIMYTGWGGTRNELEAADQLRSIAEKTKKLDYRGRMEIGATIAAHTGPVYGMGILNKIR, encoded by the coding sequence ATGAATATAGAAGTAAAGGTATTAAACTCTACTAGATTAACAAAGCTTTTAATAGCTGCAAGTAGATGGTTATCAAAATATTCAGACGTTTTAAATGACTTAAATGTTTATCCTGTACCAGATGGTGATACAGGAACAAATATGTCAATGACACTACAAGCTGTTGAAAATGAGTTGATAAAATTAAATCATGAGCCTGATATGGAAGAATTAGCAGATATTGTTTCTGAAGCAATTCTTTTGGGTGCTAGAGGAAACTCAGGAACAATTTTATCTCAAATTATACAAGGATTTTTAGAAGGAATAAGAACAAAAGAGGAAGTTACAGTTGATGATGTAAAGGTTGCTTTTAGATTAGCTAAAGAAAAGGCTTATAAAGCAGTTAGTGAACCTGTAGAAGGAACAATGTTAACAGTAATTAGAAGAGTTGCTGAAGAAGCGGAAAAATATACTGGTCCAAAAGATGACTTTATACCGTTTTTAGTATATTTAAAAGAAGCTGCTCAAGAAGCCGTAGAAGAAACTCCTAATCAACTTCCTAAATTAAAGGAAGCTGGTGTTGTTGATGCTGGTGGACAAGGAATATTCTATATACTAGAAGGATTTGAAAAATCTATAACAGATCCAGAGATGTTACACGACTTAGAAAGAATTGTTCAATCGCAAGCAAAAAGAAAAGATATAATGGAACATTCTGGAAATCATATTTTTGAAGATATTAAATTTAAGTATTGTACAGAATTTGTTATTGAATCTGGAGATTTTGATTTAGATGACTATAAATCGAAAATTGTAAACTATGGTGATTCTATGGTTTGTGCACAGACATCTAAAAAAACAAAAACTCATATACATACAAATAATCCAGGATTAGTTTTAGAAATAGCTGGTAAATTAGGAAATTTATCAAATATTAAAATTGATAATATGGAAATTCAACATAAAAATATGCTTTTATCAGATGCAGAAAATTATAAAGCAGATAAAAGAGGAAAAATTTTAGTTCAAAATGAAAATAGCAAACCGATTGCATACTTTGCTATTGTAGATAATTTAGAATTAGGAAACCTATTTTTAGATAATGGAGCCACAGCTGTATTGATAGGTGGACAAACACAAAACCCAAGTGTTGCTGATATTGAAGAGGGTATAAATAAAATAAAAGCTGATAAAATTGTAATATTGCCAAATAATAAAAATATAATTTCTTCAGCAAAGCTAGCGGCAGAAAGATCTTCTAAAGAAGTAACTGTTTTAGAAACAAAAACAATGTTAGAAGGAGAGTATGTTGTAAGAAATAAAGATTTTGGAATGGATGAAATTTTAAAACAACTTCCAATTAATACATCAGTAGAGATAACTCAAGCTGTTAGAGATACAAAAGTTGATGAGTTGACAATATCTCAAGGAGATTATATTGCTCTAATTAACGGTAAGATAAAAATAAAGGCATCAACATTAGAGGGAATTATAGAAAATGTTTATAGAATGTGTATAAATAGTGAAACTTTAAATGTTTTTGCATGTATTGGAAAAGGTTCTACAGAAGAAGCTAATAAAATACTAAAAGGAATTAAATCAACAGTTAGATATAATGATATGGTAATCGGTCAAGAAAATTATCCATACTATATTTATATAACAAATAGAAATCCTGAACTACCAGAGATTGCTATTGTAACTGATTCAACATCTGATTTAACACCAGATATGATAAAAGGATTAGATGTAGATATTATTCCTTTAAAAATAAAATTAGCAGGTGATACTTACTATAGAGATGGAGTAGATATATCAAAAGGTGAGTTTTGGAAACAACTTTTAAAAGAGAATATTGTACCAAAAACTTCTCAACCATCACCAGCTGAATTTAAAGAACTTTATGAAAAGTTATTAGAAAAAGGATATAAGAAAATTATATCTATTCATATTTCAAGTAAACTTAGTGGAACTCAACAAGCTGCAAGAGTAGCAAGAGGAATGCTAAATAAAGAGGATGATATTGCAATAGTTGATTCAAAGGCTGTAACATTTGCTCTAGCTCATATAGTTATAGAGTCTGCAAAAATGGTAAAAGAAGGTAAGTCATTTGATGAAATAATTGAATGGATAGATGAAACAAAGAATAAGATGAAAGTTTATTTTGTTGTAAAAGAATTATCTTATTTAGAAAAAGGTGGAAGAATAGGAAGAGCTTCATCAGTTATTGGTGGATTCTTAAAAATAAAGCCTGTTTTAAAATTAGAAAATGGTGAAGTATGTATAGAGACAAAAGCTCTTGGTGAAAGAGGTGCTCTTGCATATATGGAAAAATTAATAAAGAATGAAAAAAATTCAATAATAATGTACACTGGTTGGGGTGGAACTCGTAATGAATTAGAGGCAGCAGATCAACTAAGAAGTATAGCAGAAAAAACAAAAAAATTAGATTATAGAGGTAGAATGGAAATAGGTGCAACAATAGCAGCTCATACAGGACCTGTATACGGAATGGGAATTTTAAATAAAATAAGATAA
- a CDS encoding aminopeptidase P family protein — protein MKLERLMKEKQMDAILITNLLNVRYFTSFTGTTGTAIIIGKRKFFITDFRYVEQGKKQVEKMGFELICENVSTFKKIGELLKEYDVKKIGIENQSVTLDQFKTFEKNFPKLEYIYLDDAFTKEREIKSEEEIKIIKESIKIAEKALEATLPKIKVGMKEKDVAAELEYQMRKQGADKPSFDLIVASNERSALPHGVASDKLIEEGFLTIDYGCFYKGYASDITRTFYVGKNPSEKHIEIYNIVKEANEKAIKAIKEGVSVHELDSIARDFIKEKGYGDYFGHGLGHGIGLQIHEYPGVSFKSEDKVLKAGMVITIEPGIYLPNFGGVRIEDDILVTKDSYEILTSLKKDLKTI, from the coding sequence ATGAAGTTAGAAAGATTGATGAAAGAAAAACAAATGGATGCAATTTTAATTACTAATTTATTAAATGTAAGATATTTTACAAGTTTTACAGGGACAACTGGAACAGCAATAATAATTGGAAAAAGAAAATTTTTTATAACAGATTTTAGATATGTTGAGCAAGGGAAAAAACAAGTAGAAAAAATGGGATTTGAATTAATTTGTGAAAATGTATCTACATTTAAAAAAATAGGTGAATTATTAAAAGAGTATGATGTAAAAAAAATAGGAATTGAGAACCAAAGTGTAACTTTAGATCAATTTAAAACTTTTGAAAAAAACTTTCCTAAATTAGAATATATATATTTAGATGATGCTTTTACAAAAGAAAGAGAAATAAAATCAGAAGAAGAAATTAAAATAATAAAAGAATCAATAAAAATTGCAGAAAAAGCTTTAGAAGCAACTCTTCCTAAAATAAAAGTTGGAATGAAAGAAAAAGATGTTGCAGCAGAATTAGAATATCAAATGAGAAAACAAGGTGCAGATAAACCTTCTTTTGATCTTATAGTAGCTTCTAATGAAAGATCAGCTTTACCTCATGGAGTAGCAAGTGATAAACTTATAGAAGAAGGTTTTTTAACAATAGATTATGGTTGTTTTTATAAAGGGTATGCTTCAGATATAACAAGAACATTTTATGTTGGAAAAAATCCATCAGAAAAACATATAGAAATATATAATATTGTAAAAGAAGCAAATGAAAAAGCAATAAAAGCTATAAAAGAGGGAGTTTCAGTTCATGAATTAGATTCTATAGCAAGAGATTTTATAAAAGAAAAAGGATATGGGGATTATTTTGGTCATGGATTAGGTCACGGAATAGGACTTCAAATTCATGAGTATCCTGGAGTTTCTTTTAAATCTGAAGATAAAGTTTTAAAAGCAGGAATGGTAATAACAATAGAACCAGGAATTTATTTACCTAATTTTGGTGGAGTAAGAATTGAAGATGATATTTTAGTAACAAAAGATTCTTATGAAATTTTAACTTCTTTAAAAAAAGATCTAAAAACGATTTAA
- a CDS encoding biotin--[acetyl-CoA-carboxylase] ligase has translation MKVYKFEEIDSTNKFLREKEDVSEKDLVIAKVQTNGRGRRGNKWVSTEGAALFSFVLKHDMEIPEDEYMKLPLLVGYSLLYTLKKIEDLDFKFKWTNDLFLDDKKISGILVEKIKDNYIIGIGLNVNNENLEEAKNIAISLKEKTGKKYDLDKVIMSIVEDFFINFKAFKSGEWKEILEKINKVNYLYGKRINIVSFDKEESGIAGDILENGMLEVFVGNEIKAYNIGTIHISKK, from the coding sequence ATGAAAGTATATAAATTTGAAGAGATAGATTCTACAAATAAATTTTTAAGAGAAAAAGAAGACGTTTCAGAAAAAGATTTAGTAATTGCAAAAGTTCAAACTAATGGTAGAGGTAGAAGAGGAAACAAATGGGTTTCTACAGAAGGAGCAGCTCTTTTTTCTTTCGTATTAAAGCATGATATGGAAATTCCAGAAGATGAATATATGAAATTGCCACTATTAGTGGGATATTCTTTATTATATACGTTGAAAAAAATAGAAGATTTAGATTTTAAATTTAAGTGGACAAATGATTTATTTTTAGATGATAAAAAAATAAGTGGAATATTAGTAGAAAAAATTAAGGATAATTATATAATAGGAATTGGATTAAATGTAAATAATGAAAATTTAGAAGAAGCTAAAAATATAGCTATTTCATTAAAGGAAAAAACAGGTAAAAAATACGATTTGGATAAAGTAATAATGAGCATAGTTGAAGATTTTTTTATTAATTTCAAAGCATTTAAAAGTGGAGAATGGAAAGAAATTTTAGAGAAAATTAATAAAGTTAATTATCTTTATGGAAAAAGAATAAATATTGTAAGTTTTGATAAAGAAGAGAGCGGAATAGCTGGAGATATTTTAGAAAATGGTATGCTTGAAGTTTTTGTAGGAAATGAAATAAAAGCGTATAACATAGGAACAATTCACATATCAAAAAAGTAG
- a CDS encoding cupin domain-containing protein produces the protein MSIGERIKKSRNEKSLSLRELATMVDLSASFLSQIEQGKASPSIENLKKIANSLDVRVSYLIEDEEVKKNSDLIRAKERKYVESVDSNTSISLLTSSNIEKSMEPILYEIGPGGESGRSFYTHHGEEFIFILEGSLDIYIEEAVHHLHEGDSFYFKSSQKHRFKNNSDKRAKALWVVNPPTF, from the coding sequence TTGAGTATAGGAGAAAGAATAAAAAAAAGTAGAAATGAAAAGTCATTATCATTAAGAGAGTTAGCAACAATGGTTGATTTATCAGCTAGTTTTTTATCACAAATAGAGCAGGGGAAGGCATCTCCATCAATCGAAAATTTAAAAAAAATAGCAAACTCATTAGATGTAAGAGTTAGTTATTTAATTGAAGATGAGGAAGTAAAGAAAAATTCTGATTTAATAAGAGCAAAAGAAAGAAAGTATGTAGAGAGTGTTGATTCTAACACGAGTATTTCTTTATTAACATCTTCAAATATAGAAAAAAGTATGGAGCCTATTTTATATGAAATAGGACCGGGTGGAGAAAGTGGTAGAAGTTTTTACACACATCATGGAGAAGAATTCATATTTATTCTTGAGGGAAGTTTAGATATATATATAGAGGAAGCAGTTCATCATTTACATGAAGGAGACAGTTTCTATTTTAAATCGAGCCAAAAGCATAGATTTAAAAATAATTCAGATAAAAGAGCAAAAGCTCTATGGGTAGTAAACCCACCCACATTTTAA
- the mnmA gene encoding tRNA 2-thiouridine(34) synthase MnmA → MNKKKVILGLSGGVDSSTSAHILKNDGFEVIGVTLVVSEEQKKSQDLKDARLLAKKLGIEHIVLDIVDEFNEKIVKYFIDEYSKGMTPSPCVVCDEIIKVKKLIEIADSKDAYYIATGHYCEVSKDNIYQKYLFKKPKDLKKDQGYMLYRIDSQIIERMMFPLANYEKITVREKAKQYGLNVFDKKDSQGICFAKEGYLEFLKNKLKDKIEAGNYVDKNGNILGQHQGYQLYTIGQRRGLGVLFSKIYFIIDIIPEKNEIILGDYKELYRKKVELDDFKSHISIEELLKIEVFAKPRFSSQGFYGKVVQEAGKIYFEYLEENPQNAKGQHLVIYKDDLVIGGGKIIF, encoded by the coding sequence ATGAATAAAAAGAAAGTAATATTAGGATTAAGTGGAGGAGTAGATTCATCTACTTCTGCTCATATTTTAAAAAATGATGGATTTGAAGTAATTGGTGTAACTTTAGTAGTTAGTGAAGAGCAAAAAAAATCTCAAGACTTAAAAGATGCAAGATTGTTAGCCAAAAAATTAGGAATTGAACATATAGTTTTAGATATTGTTGATGAATTTAATGAAAAAATTGTTAAATACTTTATAGATGAATACTCCAAAGGGATGACACCATCCCCGTGTGTTGTATGTGACGAAATAATAAAAGTAAAAAAATTAATAGAGATAGCAGATTCAAAAGATGCTTATTACATAGCAACAGGTCACTATTGTGAAGTAAGTAAAGATAATATTTATCAAAAATATCTTTTTAAAAAACCTAAAGATTTAAAAAAAGATCAAGGATATATGCTTTATAGAATAGATTCACAAATAATTGAAAGAATGATGTTTCCATTAGCAAACTATGAAAAAATAACTGTTAGAGAAAAAGCTAAGCAATACGGATTAAATGTATTTGATAAAAAAGATAGTCAAGGAATCTGTTTTGCTAAAGAAGGATATTTAGAGTTTTTAAAAAATAAATTAAAAGATAAAATAGAAGCTGGAAATTATGTAGATAAAAATGGAAATATACTAGGTCAACATCAAGGTTATCAATTATATACAATAGGTCAAAGAAGAGGATTAGGAGTTTTATTTTCTAAAATTTATTTTATTATTGATATAATTCCAGAAAAAAATGAAATTATTTTAGGCGATTATAAAGAGTTATATCGTAAGAAAGTAGAATTAGATGATTTTAAAAGTCATATTTCAATAGAAGAACTTTTAAAAATAGAAGTTTTTGCAAAACCAAGGTTTTCAAGTCAAGGTTTTTATGGTAAAGTAGTTCAAGAAGCTGGAAAGATATATTTTGAATATCTAGAAGAAAATCCACAAAATGCTAAAGGTCAACATTTAGTTATTTATAAAGATGATTTAGTAATTGGTGGTGGAAAAATAATATTTTAA
- the galE gene encoding UDP-glucose 4-epimerase GalE codes for MAILVCGGAGYIGSHAVRALLEAKREVIVLDNMQTGHVEAVPENVQLALGDLRDVEFLKRVFKENKIEGVIHFAADSLVGESMTNPAKYFENNVVGSMNLLNTMKEFGVKNIVFSSTAATYGEPKNIPILETDETSPTNPYGESKLMVEKLLKWYDYAYGIKYTALRYFNVAGAYPTGEIGEDHSPETHLIPIILQVALGKREKIGIYGDDYPTEDGTCIRDYVHVMDLVDAHILALDRLKNGGESTVYNLGNGEGFSVKQVIEVAREVTKHAIPAEVSPRRAGDPAKLVASSEKAIKELKWKPKYASLDSMIETAWKWHKENPEGYND; via the coding sequence ATGGCAATATTAGTTTGTGGTGGAGCTGGATACATAGGAAGTCACGCTGTAAGAGCTTTATTAGAGGCAAAAAGAGAAGTTATAGTTTTAGATAATATGCAAACTGGACACGTTGAAGCTGTACCTGAAAATGTACAATTAGCTTTAGGAGATTTAAGAGATGTTGAATTTCTAAAGAGAGTATTTAAAGAAAATAAAATAGAGGGAGTTATACATTTTGCTGCAGATTCTTTAGTAGGAGAAAGTATGACAAATCCTGCTAAATATTTCGAAAATAATGTTGTTGGTTCAATGAATCTATTAAATACTATGAAAGAATTTGGAGTTAAAAACATTGTATTTTCATCAACAGCAGCAACATATGGAGAACCTAAAAATATTCCAATTTTAGAAACTGATGAAACAAGTCCTACTAACCCTTATGGTGAAAGTAAATTAATGGTTGAAAAATTATTGAAATGGTATGATTATGCTTATGGAATTAAGTACACAGCATTAAGATATTTTAATGTAGCAGGTGCTTATCCAACAGGAGAAATTGGAGAAGATCATAGTCCAGAAACTCACTTAATACCAATTATATTACAGGTAGCATTAGGAAAAAGAGAAAAAATAGGAATTTATGGAGATGATTATCCAACTGAAGATGGAACTTGTATAAGAGATTATGTACATGTTATGGATTTAGTAGATGCTCATATACTAGCTTTAGATAGATTAAAAAATGGTGGAGAAAGTACAGTTTATAATTTAGGAAATGGAGAGGGATTCTCTGTTAAACAAGTAATTGAAGTAGCAAGAGAAGTAACAAAACATGCGATCCCAGCAGAAGTATCACCAAGAAGAGCTGGAGATCCTGCAAAGTTAGTTGCAAGTTCAGAGAAAGCAATAAAAGAGTTAAAATGGAAGCCTAAATATGCATCATTAGATTCAATGATTGAAACAGCATGGAAATGGCACAAAGAAAATCCAGAAGGATATAACGACTAA
- a CDS encoding CinA family nicotinamide mononucleotide deamidase-related protein, which yields MKCILIMVGTELLNGATLDTNSVFMAEELNKVGIKIDLKLTVGDSLDKIINAISFAKKNTDLVILSGGLGATDDDLTKKAISGFLNKKLTVDNVELEELKKKFLDLNIEFLKKNHKEVEKPEGAISIKNDVGMAPAFYVDGIAAFPGVPKELYNMFPKFLKYYTNKFCPSLDPIYIKDIIVSGIPESILEEKIKEFFVEPEIEYEFLVKDYGIIVRMQTTDTYKNTVEKIKEKIYNSIGEYILGEDKEKVEDKIFNLLKKKKYTFSVAESCTGGMLSSIIVGIPGISEFFKEGLVTYSNDSKIDRLKIEKNLIERHGAVSKEVAEEMVKGLNTDIGISTTGIAGPNGGSEEKPVGLVYIGVKVKNKVKSFKFNFKGDREKIRRKTALHSLFELYKMLEEDE from the coding sequence ATGAAATGTATATTGATAATGGTAGGAACAGAGCTTTTAAATGGAGCAACATTAGATACAAATAGCGTATTTATGGCAGAGGAATTAAATAAAGTGGGAATAAAAATAGACTTAAAACTCACAGTTGGTGATTCTTTAGATAAAATAATAAATGCTATAAGTTTTGCTAAAAAAAATACAGACTTAGTTATTTTATCAGGCGGTTTAGGCGCAACAGATGATGATTTAACAAAAAAAGCAATCAGTGGATTTTTGAATAAAAAACTTACTGTAGATAATGTTGAACTAGAAGAACTAAAAAAGAAATTTTTAGATTTAAATATAGAATTTCTTAAGAAAAACCATAAGGAAGTAGAAAAGCCAGAAGGTGCAATATCTATAAAAAATGATGTTGGAATGGCTCCAGCTTTTTATGTTGATGGAATTGCTGCATTTCCAGGTGTTCCGAAAGAATTATACAATATGTTTCCTAAGTTTTTAAAATATTATACAAATAAATTTTGTCCTTCGTTAGATCCAATCTATATAAAGGATATTATCGTTTCTGGAATTCCAGAATCTATATTAGAAGAAAAAATTAAAGAATTTTTTGTAGAGCCTGAGATAGAATATGAATTTTTAGTTAAAGATTATGGTATAATAGTAAGAATGCAAACAACAGATACCTATAAAAACACAGTGGAAAAAATTAAGGAAAAGATATATAATAGTATAGGCGAGTATATATTAGGAGAAGATAAAGAAAAGGTAGAAGATAAGATTTTTAATTTATTGAAAAAAAAGAAGTATACTTTTTCTGTAGCAGAATCTTGTACTGGAGGCATGCTATCTTCAATAATTGTTGGAATACCAGGTATATCTGAATTTTTTAAAGAGGGACTGGTAACTTATAGTAATGATTCTAAAATAGATAGATTAAAAATTGAAAAAAATTTAATAGAGAGACATGGAGCTGTTAGCAAAGAAGTTGCGGAAGAAATGGTTAAAGGACTTAATACAGATATTGGTATTTCTACGACTGGAATTGCAGGTCCTAATGGTGGATCAGAGGAAAAACCAGTAGGTTTAGTTTATATTGGAGTTAAAGTGAAAAATAAAGTTAAAAGTTTTAAATTTAACTTTAAAGGGGACAGAGAAAAAATAAGAAGGAAAACAGCTCTCCACAGTCTATTTGAATTATATAAAATGTTAGAGGAGGATGAGTAA
- a CDS encoding phosphatidylglycerophosphatase A family protein, with amino-acid sequence MNKKIIKNLATVFGLGEMPVAPGTFGTLGGIPLYIGLVLLKKIFPNNMIYNSFYFMFLMTFFAISVYVCDIAEREIFKEKDPQKVVIDEVLGFLTTLFLINPVGIFQTSMAIVIGFVIFRFFDITKIGPIYKSQFLGHGVGVVLDDFLAGVIGNFLMVCIWTVFF; translated from the coding sequence GTGAATAAAAAAATAATTAAAAATTTAGCAACAGTGTTTGGATTAGGAGAAATGCCAGTAGCTCCTGGAACATTTGGAACATTAGGTGGAATACCTTTGTATATAGGACTAGTTCTTTTAAAAAAAATATTTCCAAATAATATGATATATAATTCATTTTATTTTATGTTTTTAATGACATTTTTTGCAATTTCTGTTTATGTTTGTGATATTGCAGAGAGGGAAATTTTTAAAGAGAAAGATCCACAAAAGGTAGTTATAGATGAAGTTTTAGGATTTTTAACAACCTTATTTTTAATAAATCCTGTGGGAATATTTCAGACTTCAATGGCAATAGTTATAGGATTTGTAATTTTTAGATTTTTTGATATAACAAAAATTGGACCAATATATAAATCACAATTCTTAGGACATGGAGTAGGAGTTGTTTTAGATGATTTTTTAGCTGGAGTAATTGGTAATTTTTTAATGGTTTGCATATGGACAGTATTTTTCTAA